One window of the Acinetobacter equi genome contains the following:
- a CDS encoding YbaB/EbfC family nucleoid-associated protein, producing the protein MNINMLMQQAQRMQKEVESNIKKAKEELAQTEVHAEAGGGLVKVTMTCRNVVKRIEINPELLQDEADMIEDLIAAAMNDAARQAEAISEERMKTANSGMGLPPGLSGLF; encoded by the coding sequence ATGAACATCAATATGTTAATGCAGCAAGCACAGCGCATGCAGAAAGAAGTAGAAAGCAACATCAAAAAGGCGAAAGAAGAGCTTGCACAAACTGAAGTTCATGCCGAAGCTGGTGGTGGCTTAGTTAAAGTAACAATGACTTGCCGTAACGTTGTTAAACGCATTGAAATTAATCCTGAACTTCTTCAAGACGAAGCAGACATGATTGAAGATTTAATTGCTGCAGCAATGAATGATGCAGCACGTCAAGCAGAAGCGATTTCTGAAGAACGTATGAAAACTGCAAACTCTGGTATGGGCTTACCACCAGGTTTATCTGGTTTATTCTAA
- the recR gene encoding recombination mediator RecR, with product MFSDRFDQLVNALRILPSVGPKSAQRMALHLIMKNKQGAIGLAEALNEATTHIHECVICHSLTEDEVCQICLSLERDDELLCVVESPADVMAIEQSGSFRGKYHVLGGHLSPLDGIGPDEIGIPYLVQRLSDGKIKEVILATNATVEGQATAHYLVEATKHLPVHVTRIAQGVPQGGELEYVDSHTLSQAVHNRMRMK from the coding sequence GTGTTTAGTGATCGTTTTGATCAACTTGTAAATGCACTGCGAATTCTACCAAGCGTTGGGCCGAAATCGGCTCAACGCATGGCTTTGCATTTGATTATGAAAAATAAGCAGGGTGCAATTGGGCTTGCAGAAGCATTAAATGAAGCAACAACACATATTCATGAATGTGTGATTTGTCATTCATTAACTGAAGATGAAGTATGTCAAATTTGTTTGTCTTTAGAGCGAGATGATGAACTACTCTGTGTGGTTGAATCTCCAGCAGACGTGATGGCAATTGAACAAAGTGGTAGTTTTAGAGGGAAGTATCATGTGTTGGGTGGGCATCTATCACCTTTGGATGGTATTGGTCCTGATGAAATTGGTATCCCGTACTTAGTACAACGGTTATCAGACGGTAAAATTAAAGAGGTAATTTTAGCAACGAATGCGACAGTTGAAGGGCAGGCAACAGCTCATTATTTGGTTGAAGCAACAAAGCATTTGCCTGTACATGTGACACGTATTGCACAAGGGGTTCCACAAGGCGGTGAACTTGAATATGTTGACAGTCATACATTAAGCCAAGCCGTACATAATAGAATGCGTATGAAATAA
- a CDS encoding ribonuclease D: MFQFIQQQNEFENVLTLMAQSNIYGLDTEFIKVDTLWPKLGIFQINVEGNVFLLDGTTLDLSQFWSRIFQAKQNIFHACGEDLDLIYHYAHQHNLNNVFDTQVALSFLGHGLQVSYQNALKLMLDIEIEKDQTRSDWLARPLSNEQMEYAANDVRYIVQLADQIKMRLKAKSLLSYVEEDCQHLAHEIGKETPVELLYKEIGNYRHSRRQLMQLQQLAVWRDQMAKSLNQPRSFILKNVTMIDLVEKNPKNNFQLSTIKQIRPNVIRDYGKTILNLLKPVANQDEWPVRLSRPVRHLSQNVLHNVDSIIQSAVDETSISKEVLLRKKWINALYKHVVDKKKEQDLPEYLLGWRYEILTKPLIATLSSDKADLLKQMQNFE, translated from the coding sequence ATGTTCCAGTTTATTCAGCAGCAAAATGAGTTTGAAAATGTCCTTACATTAATGGCTCAGTCCAATATTTATGGCCTTGATACTGAATTTATTAAGGTAGATACACTTTGGCCTAAATTAGGTATCTTTCAGATCAATGTTGAAGGAAATGTATTTTTACTAGATGGAACAACACTTGATTTGTCACAATTTTGGTCGCGTATATTTCAAGCTAAACAAAATATTTTTCATGCATGTGGTGAAGATTTAGATCTTATTTATCATTATGCTCATCAACATAATTTAAACAATGTTTTTGATACTCAAGTAGCTCTTTCATTTTTAGGACATGGTTTACAAGTCAGTTATCAAAATGCATTAAAATTAATGTTGGATATTGAAATTGAAAAAGATCAAACTCGATCAGATTGGTTAGCGCGTCCATTAAGTAATGAGCAGATGGAATATGCGGCGAATGATGTTCGTTATATTGTTCAGTTAGCTGATCAAATTAAAATGAGGCTTAAAGCTAAATCTTTGCTTTCATATGTTGAAGAAGATTGTCAGCATTTGGCACATGAAATTGGTAAAGAAACACCTGTAGAGCTTCTGTATAAGGAAATTGGTAATTATCGTCATTCACGTCGCCAGTTGATGCAATTACAGCAATTAGCAGTATGGCGAGATCAAATGGCAAAGAGCTTAAATCAGCCTCGCAGTTTTATTTTGAAAAATGTAACGATGATTGATTTAGTTGAAAAAAATCCGAAAAATAATTTTCAACTTTCTACAATTAAGCAAATTAGACCAAATGTTATTCGTGATTATGGTAAAACGATTTTAAACTTATTGAAACCTGTCGCAAATCAAGATGAGTGGCCAGTTCGTTTATCTCGTCCAGTACGTCATTTATCTCAAAATGTGCTTCATAATGTTGATTCAATTATTCAGTCAGCAGTTGATGAAACTTCAATTTCTAAAGAAGTATTGCTTCGTAAAAAATGGATTAATGCACTTTATAAGCATGTTGTTGATAAGAAAAAAGAGCAAGATTTACCTGA